The Nostoc sp. 'Lobaria pulmonaria (5183) cyanobiont' genome window below encodes:
- a CDS encoding DUF4327 family protein yields MNTTVKYDINVIKQEALQLVKKRLVNRQQPIYTLCKYIPHRDWVNFELELEKNEFLFRDRIIDLLNHESWEDD; encoded by the coding sequence ATGAACACTACGGTTAAATATGACATCAACGTTATCAAGCAAGAAGCACTTCAACTTGTTAAAAAGAGACTTGTTAACCGCCAGCAGCCAATTTATACCCTTTGTAAATATATTCCTCATCGTGACTGGGTTAATTTTGAACTGGAGTTAGAAAAAAATGAATTTCTATTCAGAGATAGAATTATCGATTTACTGAATCACGAATCTTGGGAAGATGATTGA
- a CDS encoding sucrose synthase: MYELFQALSNGDEKTALHQLICALSASGKHYFLRNEILLFFADYCHQSQKPAYFYHSSSVGKLIQYTHEIILEEESIWFVTRPKIANQEVWQLTADFSSFEQMTPQALLDVRDRLVNRYQPHILEIDLHPFYESSPRIDDARNIGQGLAFLNRYLCNQLLTDPGYWVEMLFQALHRLQYDGTPLLLSDRIPSGIQLAKQIKQALKILSERSPDEPYEKFRFHLQELGFEPGWGNTAARVSETLQLLDRLIYSPEPGILETFVARVPAVFRVVLISIHGWVGQEDVLGRDETLGQVIYVLEQARSLENELREQIKLAGLDQLGIKPHVIILTRLIPNCEGTFCNLRLEKVQDTENAWILRVPFGEFNPEITNNWISKFEIWPYLEQFALDAERELLAQFQGKPSLIVGNYSDGNLVAFLLSRRMKVTQCNIAHSLEKPKHLFSNLYWQDLEDQYHFSVQFTADLISMNAADFIITSSYQEIVGTPDTIGQYESYKWFTMPQLYHVVDGIDLFSPKFNLVPPGINENIFFPYSHKEDRDINLGSKIHDLLFIREDPQILGHLENFNKRPIFAAASVTSIKNLTGLAECFGQSQLLQEHCNLILLSGKLHPHEATNPEEAEEIQKLHDIIDQYHLYGNIRWIGMRIPTCDLGEAYRVVADSQGIYVHFALFESFGRSILEAMISGLPTFATQFGGSLEIIENQENGFNVNPTDLEGTAKKILDFVEQCDTHPEHWHEVSERMSQRIHNRYNWHLHSNQLLLLAKMFSFWNFVAPENNEARDRYMEALFHLIYKPRAEKILEKDKGA; the protein is encoded by the coding sequence ATGTATGAACTATTTCAAGCTCTCTCCAACGGTGATGAAAAAACTGCTCTACATCAGTTGATTTGTGCATTGAGTGCTTCAGGTAAGCATTACTTCCTAAGAAATGAGATTTTGCTTTTCTTTGCCGACTACTGTCATCAATCCCAAAAGCCAGCCTATTTTTACCACTCTTCTTCTGTTGGCAAACTAATACAATACACCCACGAAATAATTCTCGAAGAGGAAAGTATTTGGTTCGTGACTCGACCGAAGATTGCGAATCAAGAAGTTTGGCAACTGACAGCCGATTTTAGCAGCTTCGAGCAGATGACGCCTCAAGCACTGTTAGATGTGAGAGATCGTCTAGTCAATCGCTACCAACCCCATATCCTGGAAATCGACCTCCACCCCTTCTATGAGAGTTCTCCAAGAATTGACGACGCTAGAAATATTGGTCAAGGTTTAGCCTTTCTCAACCGTTACCTATGCAATCAATTGTTGACTGACCCCGGATATTGGGTAGAAATGTTGTTTCAAGCATTACATAGGCTGCAATACGATGGTACTCCCCTGTTGTTGAGCGATCGCATTCCCTCCGGTATTCAGTTAGCCAAACAAATTAAGCAAGCGCTCAAAATTCTGAGTGAGCGATCGCCTGATGAACCTTATGAAAAATTCCGCTTTCACCTCCAAGAACTCGGCTTTGAGCCGGGTTGGGGTAACACTGCGGCGCGAGTCTCCGAAACTTTACAACTCCTCGACCGACTCATTTACTCCCCAGAACCTGGCATCTTAGAAACATTTGTAGCCCGTGTCCCCGCTGTCTTTCGCGTCGTCCTCATCTCTATCCACGGCTGGGTGGGACAGGAGGATGTTTTGGGAAGAGATGAAACACTCGGTCAAGTTATCTACGTCCTCGAACAAGCTCGCAGCTTAGAAAACGAGCTGCGCGAACAAATCAAACTCGCTGGACTCGACCAGCTAGGCATTAAGCCCCATGTAATTATTCTCACTCGACTAATTCCTAACTGTGAAGGCACATTTTGTAACCTCCGCTTAGAAAAAGTTCAAGATACTGAGAATGCTTGGATATTGCGTGTTCCTTTTGGTGAATTCAATCCAGAAATCACCAATAATTGGATTTCTAAATTTGAAATTTGGCCTTATTTAGAACAATTTGCGCTTGATGCAGAAAGAGAATTACTAGCTCAATTCCAAGGTAAACCTAGTCTGATTGTTGGCAATTACAGTGACGGTAACTTAGTAGCCTTTCTTTTATCTCGCCGAATGAAAGTTACCCAGTGCAACATTGCCCATTCTTTGGAAAAACCTAAACATCTATTTAGCAATTTATATTGGCAAGATTTAGAAGACCAATATCACTTCTCAGTACAATTCACTGCCGATTTGATTAGCATGAATGCAGCCGACTTCATCATTACATCGTCCTATCAAGAAATTGTTGGCACACCCGACACCATAGGTCAATACGAGTCGTACAAGTGGTTTACAATGCCGCAGTTGTATCATGTGGTTGATGGCATTGATTTGTTTAGTCCTAAATTCAACTTAGTGCCACCGGGAATAAATGAAAATATTTTCTTTCCCTATAGCCACAAAGAAGACCGAGATATTAACCTTGGCAGCAAAATTCACGACTTACTCTTTATCCGCGAAGATCCCCAAATATTAGGTCACTTAGAGAACTTTAATAAGCGACCAATCTTTGCTGCTGCTTCCGTCACTTCAATCAAAAATCTCACTGGGTTAGCTGAATGCTTTGGTCAAAGTCAGCTGTTGCAAGAGCATTGTAACCTGATCCTCTTAAGTGGGAAACTGCATCCACATGAAGCTACAAACCCAGAAGAAGCAGAAGAAATCCAAAAACTTCACGACATCATTGATCAATATCATCTCTATGGTAATATTCGCTGGATAGGGATGCGTATCCCGACTTGCGACCTCGGCGAAGCTTACCGGGTAGTTGCAGACTCTCAGGGAATTTATGTCCATTTTGCCCTCTTTGAATCCTTCGGGCGGAGCATTTTGGAAGCGATGATTTCCGGCTTGCCAACTTTCGCCACTCAATTTGGTGGCTCTTTAGAAATAATCGAGAACCAAGAGAATGGATTTAATGTTAATCCTACAGATTTAGAAGGAACAGCAAAGAAAATTTTAGACTTCGTTGAGCAATGCGATACTCATCCTGAACATTGGCACGAAGTCTCAGAACGGATGAGTCAGCGAATTCATAATAGATATAATTGGCATTTACATAGCAATCAATTACTATTGCTAGCTAAAATGTTTAGTTTCTGGAACTTTGTTGCTCCTGAAAATAACGAAGCCAGAGATCGCTATATGGAAGCTTTATTTCATCTCATTTATAAACCCAGAGCCGAAAAGATTTTGGAAAAGGATAAGGGAGCGTAA
- a CDS encoding cysteine desulfurase-like protein — MILNLDKVRQYFPALAGEWTFFDNAGGSQTLKKVVDRISEFLLSSDVQLGASYAISQLAGERLALATKGMATFINANSSKEVVMGPSTTMMLKVLSMCLGQTFTPGDEVIVTNCDHEANIGAWLALEKQGMKVKVWQVRPETLELHLADLEPLMSQRTKLVALTHASNVLGSINPIKEIAAFVHNRNAMICVDGVAYAPHRLVDVQDLDVDFYTLSFYKVYGPHHALLYGKEEHLLRLPGLNHYFIDQTDIPYKFQLGNVNFELSYGMLGLCDYLSELAQFHYGDETAPDLRNQMVQAFDLISIHEEHISDRLLNYLNSKPNVRVIGQSKADRQTRVPTISFVVDGINSSTIPVKVDQHYIGIRYGDFYAKRLIEYLGLASQGGIVRVSMVHYNTLEEVNNLIEAFEQIF, encoded by the coding sequence ATGATCTTGAATCTTGATAAAGTTCGTCAATATTTTCCGGCTCTAGCTGGTGAATGGACTTTTTTTGATAACGCTGGTGGATCACAAACCTTGAAAAAAGTAGTAGATAGAATTAGCGAATTTCTCCTAAGTTCTGATGTTCAGTTAGGAGCGTCTTATGCAATTTCTCAACTTGCTGGAGAACGATTGGCTCTAGCAACTAAGGGAATGGCTACTTTCATTAATGCCAATTCTTCTAAAGAAGTGGTTATGGGGCCATCTACTACAATGATGTTGAAAGTTCTCTCAATGTGTCTGGGTCAAACCTTTACACCTGGTGATGAGGTTATTGTTACTAATTGTGACCATGAGGCCAATATTGGTGCTTGGTTAGCTCTTGAAAAACAAGGAATGAAGGTAAAAGTGTGGCAAGTTCGTCCAGAGACTTTGGAACTTCATTTAGCAGATTTAGAACCATTGATGAGTCAGCGCACAAAACTGGTAGCCTTGACTCATGCTTCTAATGTTCTGGGAAGCATTAATCCAATCAAAGAAATTGCTGCATTTGTACACAATCGCAACGCCATGATTTGTGTAGATGGTGTAGCTTATGCACCTCACAGATTAGTTGATGTCCAAGATTTAGATGTTGATTTCTATACTTTGAGTTTTTATAAAGTCTATGGGCCGCATCATGCCTTACTTTATGGTAAAGAAGAACATTTATTAAGATTGCCTGGTCTTAACCATTATTTTATTGACCAGACAGACATACCTTATAAATTTCAGTTAGGGAATGTGAATTTTGAATTAAGTTATGGAATGTTAGGTTTATGTGATTATTTAAGTGAATTAGCACAATTCCACTACGGGGATGAAACTGCACCTGATTTGAGAAATCAAATGGTACAAGCATTTGATTTAATTAGCATACATGAAGAACATATTAGCGATCGCCTCCTAAATTACCTCAACAGTAAGCCGAATGTGCGAGTTATTGGTCAATCAAAGGCTGACCGTCAAACCCGTGTACCAACTATATCTTTTGTCGTTGATGGAATAAATAGCTCAACTATTCCGGTAAAAGTTGACCAACATTATATTGGAATTCGCTATGGGGACTTTTATGCTAAACGGCTCATTGAATACTTAGGGTTAGCGTCCCAAGGTGGAATAGTCCGGGTAAGTATGGTGCATTACAACACCCTTGAGGAAGTTAACAACTTGATTGAGGCTTTTGAGCAGATATTTTAA
- the pgmB gene encoding beta-phosphoglucomutase, with protein MQTKGRSRHFIYTDWILIETQFDPEQLHSKETVFTIGNGYLGTRGSFEEGHPHALPATFINGVYDDVPVVYTELVNCPDWLPLIVIVNGDRFRLDQGEILSYDRQLDLRQGLLIRAVRWRSPSGNTIDISFQRFASLADPHVLALRCDVTPVDFEGLIEIQASINGYPENQGFNHWEELDQGKINQGIWLQRRTRSSRIELGMAAKMTILGTEASLQVNTAPGYPTLSTTFFAKRQQTITVEKLVTVFTSRDIETPVSAAQEKLTHLPDYATLLKAQSQAWDEVWQQSDILIEGDSTATFAVRYNLFQLLIAAPRHDDKVSIPAKTLSGFGYRGHIFWDTEIFIQPLFLFTQPAIARNLLSYRWHTLPGARRKAAHYGYKGAMFAWESADSGDEVTPRWAIGSDFYGEDVRIWCRDREIHINADIPYAVWNYWRATGDDDWMQSYGAETILDAAIFWGSRVEFNSEQERYEIRGVIGADEYHELVHNNAFTNRMAQWHLEKAIAVYDWLAHKFPERATELEQKLKLTPEERSHWQDIIAKMLFFYDPSTELIEQCEGFFQFEDINLADYEPRDRSMQPILGMEKTNKSQVLKQPDVLMLLYLMRESADFPYNEKALQTNWDYYAPRTDITYGSSLGPAVQAILASDLGKSTEAYKQFMQALMVDLEDNRGNTSDGIHGASAGGIWQAVIFGFGGIQLTENGPVANPHLPPGWTRLKFKLHWRGKWHDFDLHQGQVAQDITRQLEFLQLSLSPDPPNSNSQASEDQTSPPASPAPSSSPLASTDAINRVSTHNPNIQGFIFDLDGVLTDTAELHYLGWQKLADEEGIPFNREANEALRGVSRRASLMLILRDRPYSEAQIEEMMERKNRYYVELLQKMTPEDLLPGAIALLDELRQAGIKIGIGSGSKNARPVLEQLGIMDKVDAIADGYSVQEPKPAPDLFLYAAKQLGIEPEQSVVVEDAAAGVEAALAAGMWAIGLGPVERVGAAHIVLPSLAGIKWADLREQLSNISRQKQ; from the coding sequence ATGCAAACAAAAGGTCGTTCTCGCCATTTTATCTACACAGACTGGATATTAATCGAAACCCAGTTTGACCCTGAGCAATTGCACTCCAAAGAAACCGTCTTTACAATCGGCAATGGATACCTGGGAACAAGAGGCAGTTTTGAGGAAGGGCATCCTCATGCATTGCCAGCTACTTTCATCAACGGTGTCTATGACGATGTGCCAGTAGTGTACACTGAACTGGTAAATTGCCCGGACTGGCTACCCTTGATAGTGATTGTGAATGGCGATCGCTTCCGTCTCGATCAAGGTGAGATATTGAGCTACGATCGCCAGCTTGATTTACGCCAAGGATTACTGATTCGTGCTGTGCGTTGGCGCTCTCCCAGTGGAAATACCATAGACATCAGCTTTCAACGCTTTGCGAGTCTTGCAGATCCGCACGTGTTGGCGTTACGCTGCGATGTAACGCCAGTAGATTTTGAAGGGTTAATCGAAATTCAAGCTAGTATCAACGGCTATCCCGAAAATCAGGGTTTTAATCACTGGGAAGAATTAGACCAGGGCAAGATTAACCAAGGAATCTGGTTGCAACGCCGCACCCGCAGTTCCCGAATTGAACTCGGTATGGCAGCTAAGATGACAATATTAGGCACTGAAGCATCTTTGCAAGTCAATACCGCACCTGGTTATCCTACCTTGAGTACGACCTTTTTCGCTAAAAGGCAGCAGACCATTACGGTGGAAAAACTCGTGACAGTTTTTACTTCGCGGGACATTGAAACACCAGTTTCAGCAGCTCAAGAAAAACTCACACACTTGCCAGACTACGCAACATTACTAAAAGCTCAGAGCCAGGCATGGGATGAGGTTTGGCAGCAAAGTGACATCCTGATTGAGGGGGATAGCACAGCTACTTTTGCTGTTCGCTACAATCTGTTTCAGTTGCTGATTGCTGCCCCACGCCATGATGACAAGGTGAGTATTCCTGCTAAAACCCTTTCCGGGTTTGGCTATCGCGGTCATATCTTTTGGGATACAGAAATTTTTATACAGCCCCTATTTCTGTTTACTCAACCAGCGATCGCCCGCAATTTACTCAGTTACCGTTGGCACACTTTACCAGGAGCTAGACGCAAAGCAGCTCATTACGGTTATAAAGGGGCAATGTTTGCTTGGGAAAGTGCTGATTCTGGAGATGAAGTGACACCACGTTGGGCTATCGGTAGTGATTTTTATGGTGAAGACGTGCGGATTTGGTGTCGCGATCGCGAAATTCATATCAATGCAGATATCCCCTACGCAGTCTGGAACTACTGGCGAGCGACTGGTGATGATGACTGGATGCAAAGCTACGGCGCAGAGACGATTTTGGATGCCGCGATTTTTTGGGGTAGCCGGGTGGAATTCAATTCTGAGCAGGAACGGTATGAAATTCGGGGAGTAATCGGAGCGGATGAATACCATGAATTAGTCCACAACAACGCCTTTACCAACCGGATGGCGCAATGGCATCTAGAAAAAGCGATCGCAGTTTATGATTGGTTGGCTCACAAATTCCCCGAACGAGCCACCGAACTAGAACAGAAGCTAAAGCTGACCCCAGAGGAGCGATCGCACTGGCAAGATATCATCGCCAAAATGTTGTTTTTCTATGACCCATCAACAGAACTAATCGAGCAGTGCGAGGGATTTTTCCAATTTGAAGATATCAACTTAGCAGATTATGAACCACGCGATCGCTCCATGCAACCGATCTTGGGTATGGAGAAAACCAACAAATCTCAAGTACTCAAGCAACCAGACGTATTAATGCTCCTATATTTAATGCGGGAATCAGCAGATTTTCCTTACAACGAAAAAGCATTGCAGACAAACTGGGACTACTACGCACCCCGCACTGATATTACTTATGGTTCGTCTCTTGGCCCAGCAGTTCAAGCGATTTTAGCTTCCGATTTGGGCAAATCAACTGAAGCTTACAAACAGTTTATGCAGGCGTTAATGGTGGATCTTGAAGATAACCGAGGTAACACCAGTGATGGAATTCACGGCGCTAGTGCAGGTGGCATTTGGCAAGCTGTAATTTTTGGATTCGGCGGCATCCAATTAACTGAAAATGGCCCTGTAGCCAACCCTCACTTACCGCCTGGCTGGACGCGCTTAAAGTTTAAACTGCACTGGCGCGGGAAATGGCACGACTTCGATCTACATCAGGGACAAGTCGCCCAAGACATAACTCGTCAACTAGAATTTCTCCAACTTTCTCTCTCCCCCGATCCCCCAAATTCCAACTCACAAGCTTCTGAAGACCAGACTTCTCCCCCTGCTTCCCCTGCTCCCTCATCCTCCCCACTCGCCAGTACAGACGCGATTAATCGCGTCTCTACCCACAACCCCAACATCCAAGGATTCATCTTCGATTTAGATGGTGTACTAACAGATACAGCAGAACTTCACTATTTAGGTTGGCAAAAGCTAGCAGATGAAGAGGGTATACCGTTTAATCGGGAAGCTAACGAAGCCTTGCGGGGTGTATCTCGTCGTGCATCCTTGATGCTGATTCTGAGAGATAGACCGTATTCGGAAGCACAAATCGAGGAGATGATGGAGCGCAAGAATCGCTATTATGTCGAATTGCTCCAAAAGATGACACCAGAGGATTTGTTGCCAGGTGCGATCGCCTTGTTGGATGAACTGCGGCAAGCTGGTATTAAGATCGGTATTGGTTCAGGGAGTAAAAATGCCCGCCCAGTGCTAGAGCAATTGGGCATTATGGACAAAGTAGATGCGATCGCAGATGGTTACAGCGTACAAGAACCCAAGCCAGCACCCGACCTATTTCTGTACGCAGCCAAGCAGCTAGGAATCGAACCAGAGCAATCTGTAGTTGTAGAAGATGCCGCAGCAGGTGTTGAAGCCGCTCTAGCTGCTGGTATGTGGGCAATAGGACTCGGCCCCGTTGAACGAGTTGGAGCCGCTCATATTGTTTTACCCAGCCTAGCAGGTATAAAATGGGCAGACCTACGAGAGCAATTGAGTAACATTTCCAGACAAAAACAGTGA